The Glandiceps talaboti chromosome 9, keGlaTala1.1, whole genome shotgun sequence genome window below encodes:
- the LOC144439651 gene encoding protein AAR2 homolog, which produces MMASSSKRSKSDSAEEAELEMDPDTANKLFQEGAILLFLDVPEGTEFGIDYNSWTVGSKFRGVKMIPPGVHFIYYSAVSKTNDVAPRSGFFYHFKQREILVKKWNARLEDISDFKATEEEMDRFECNREQMDSFLGPYPYGSLKQWVSLTNQITESLMNTLVPDNCKISSVTELVGDKESRTTKQRAEIRASVPDDASMEEKLPKMHIKPEAIIHFSEIPQKYPKGASPAEVTKYSMDSSYALDTLLNLKYKDNELGILGELQFAFICFLLGQVYDSFEQWKKLFHLLCSCQEAINKHSNLYNTFMTTIHFQLVEIPKDFFVDIVSRDNFLTTCLAEFFNNLAESKAGNQLKTRGRKFKESLTKKFKWDFDGFEEGEYAPTVVELP; this is translated from the coding sequence ATGATGGCGTCATCATCCAAACGTAGCAAGTCAGATTCCGCTGAGGAAGCCGAACTAGAAATGGACCCAGACACTGCCAATAAGCTGTTtcaagagggcgctatactgCTCTTCCTTGATGTCCCTGAGGGTACAGAGTTTGGAATTGATTATAATTCCTGGACTGTTGGGTCAAAGTTCAGAGGGGTCAAGATGATACCACCTGGAGTTCATTTCATCTATTACAGTGCTGTAAGTAAAACCAATGATGTGGCACCACGTTCTGGattcttttatcatttcaagCAGCGAGAAATCCTTGTAAAGAAGTGGAATGCAAGATTGGAAGATATCAGCGACTTCAAAGCAACAGAGGAAGAAATGGATAGATTTGAATGTAATCGAGAACAGATGGACTCATTCCTTGGACCATACCCATATGGAAGTCTTAAACAATGGGtttctttaaccaatcaaattacaGAATCACTCATGAATACATTAGTACCAGATAACTGCAAGATTTCATCAGTGACTGAACTAGTTGGAGACAAGGAATCACGTACCACTAAACAACGAGCAGAAATTCGTGCAAGTGTACCCGATGATGCATCAATGGAAGAGAAGCTCCCTAAGATGCATATCAAGCCAGAAGCAATAATCCATTTTTCGGAAATTCCACAGAAGTACCCAAAAGGTGCAAGCCCAGCAGAGGTCACAAAatacagcatggattccagttATGCTCTTGATACACTGTTAAACTTAAAATATAAGGACAATGAACTTGGCATCTTAGGGGAACTACAGTTTGCATTTATCTGTTTTCTCCTCGGCCAGGTCTACGATTCATTTGAGCAGTGGAAGAAACTTTTCCATCTACTATGTAGTTGTCAGGAAGCCATCAATAAACACAGTAACTTGTATAACACTTTCATGACAACTATTCATTTTCAACTTGTAGAGATTCCTAAGGATTTCTTTGTTGATATCGTGTCAAGAGATAATTTCCTTACCACATGTTTGGCAgaatttttcaataatttagCCGAGTCAAAGGCTGGCAATCAGTTGAAAACAAGAGGACGTAAATTTAAAGAGAGTTTGACCAAAAAGTTTAAGTGGGATTTTGATGGATTTGAAGAAGGGGAGTATGCACCAACAGTTGTAGAACTTCCTTAG